The sequence GAGGTCGGCGGGGGCGAGCCGGGACCGGGCGGCCAGCGGGTCGTCGGCCGGGACGGCGAGCACCCAGGGCAGTTCGACGACGGTCCGCTGCTCGATGCCCCGCACCGGCGGGCCGAGGGTGATCCAGGCGAGGTCGAGGGTGCCGTCGGCGAGCGCGTCGAAGGTGCCCCGGCCCGAACTGACCGTCCGGAACTCCAGGTTGACCTTGGGATGGCGGCGGCGGAAGGTGACGACGGCGTCGGACATGAAGTGCCGCACGGTGGTGGCGCCGGTGGCCACGCGGACATGCCCGCTGTGCCCGTCCAGCAGGTCGCGCAGCTGTCGTACGGCGAGGTCGAGTCCCGAGATGCCCTCGGCCGCCGCCGCTTCCAGGATCCGGCCGGCCTGTGTCGGTACGACCCCTCTCGGCTGGCGTTCCAGCAGGGGCACGCCCGTCTCCCGCTCCAGCCGCTTCACATGCTGGCTGACGGCGGACTGGGTGCAGCCGAGGTCACGGGCGACCGAGCTGAGGCTGCCGGCACGGCACACGGCCACGAACACACGCAGGTCGTCGAGGGTCACAACACCCAAGCTAACACTTGGGCTTGAGGAGAAAACCCAAGGATTGACTGGCCTTTGGAGCCCGTACGAAGATCTGTGGCGGGCCGCAACCGACCCAGGCGGCAACCCGCTCCCCGCATCACGCCATGCGTCCGGACCGAGGCGTGAACCGGGCGAGGAGCGGGTGCCGACCGGATCAGTCCCCGTACAGCCCCTCCACCTCCTGTGCGAAGTCCCGCATGATCTGCTCGCGGCGGAGCTTCATCGAGGGGGTGAGATGGCCCTCGTACTCGGTGAAGTCCCTCGGCAGGACGGCGAAGCGGCGGATGGACTCGGGGCGCGAGACGAGTTTGTTGGCCTCGTCTATCGCGCGTTGCAGGACCGCCTCCAACTCCGGGTCGCCGACGAGCAGTTCCGGCGGCACCGGGTGCTTGCCGATCATCTGGCGCCAGTGCATGGCGCCGTCGGGGTCGAGGGTGATCAGCGCGGACACGAACGGCCGGCCGTCGCCGACCAGCATGACCTGGGAGATCAGCGGGTGCTGGCGCAGCCAGTTCTCCAGCGGGGCCGGGGCCACCGACTTGCCGCCCGCCGTGATCAGCAGTTCCTTCTTGCGGCCGGTGATGGTGAGGTAGCCCTCGTCGTCCAGCTCGCCGATGTCTCCGGTCGCCAGCCAGCCGTCCCGGGACGCGGGCACGACGCCGCCGGCCTGCGGATCCCAGTAGCCGCGCAGCACATGGTCGCCGGCGACGAGGATCTCCCCGTCGGCCGCGATACGCACCCGGGTGCCGGGCAGCGGCCAGCCGACCGTGCCGAGGCGCGGCTTGAGCGGCGGGGTGACGGTCGTGGCGGCGGTGGTCTCCGTCAGGCCGTACCCCTCGAAGATCTCGATGCCGGCGCCGGCGTAGAACGCGCCGAGGCGCCGGCCGAGCGGGGAGCCGCCGCAGATGACGTGCCGGACGCGGCCGCCCATGGCGGCCCGGAGCTTGCGGTAGACGAGCGGGTCGTAGAAGCCGCGGGCCGTCTTCAGCGAGCGGCTCGGGCCGCCGCCCGTGCCGGTCTGCTGGGCCTCCAGGGCCTCGCCGTAGCGGACGGCGACCGCCGCAGCCCGGTCGAAGGCCGCGACCCGGCCGCCCGACTCGGCTTTGGCGCGGGCCGAGTTGTAGACCTTCTCCAGCATGTACGGGATGGTCAGCAGGGCGGTCGGCCGGAAGGCGGCCAGGTCGGGCAGCAGGTCGTCGGCGGCGAGGCTCGGAGCGTGTCCGAGGCGCACCCGGGCCCGCACACAGGCGATGGCGACCATGCGCCCGAACACATGGGACATCGGCAGGAACAGCAGCACCGAGGGGTTCTCGTCGTGCCCCTTGAAGACCGGGTGGAGCAGTTCGATGGCGTTGTCGACCTCGGCGAAGAAGTTTCCGTGCGACAGGGCGCAGCCCTTGGGGCGGCCGGTGGTGCCGGAGGTGTAGATGAGGGTGGCGAGGGTGGCCGGACCCAGCATGCCGCGCCGTACGGCGACTTCACCGTCGGGTACCTGCGCGCCCGCCTCCGCCAGCCGGGTCACGTGGTCCTTGTCCATCACCCACACATGGCGCAGGTCGGGCAGGTGCTGGAGTTCGGGGCCGATGGCGGCGGCCTGGTCGGCGGTCTCGGTGATCAGGGCGACGGCGCCGGAGTCGTGCAGGATCCAGCGGGTCTGGAAGACGGAGGACGTCGGGTAGACGGGCACGGTGACGAGCCCGGCCGCCCAGGCGGCGAAGTCGAGCAGCGTCCACTCGTAGCGCGTGCGGGCCATGACGGCGATCCGGTCGCCCGACACCAGCCCCTCGGCGATCAGCCCCTTGGCCACCGCGAGCACCTGCTCGGCGAAGTCCGCGGCCGTCACGTCCGCCCAACTGCCGTCGGGCATGCGGCGGCTGAGCACCACGGAAGCCGGGGCGGTCCCGGCGTTGTCGAACGGCAGGTCCGCGAGGGAGCCGTGGGTGACCGGCGGCGCGAACGGCGGTACGTGCACCTCCCGTACGGCACCGTCCAGCCGCTGGACCCAGGGCTCCACGAGGACCGGGCGGCCGTCGTAGTCGACGGCGGAGACGGGGGCAGCGGAGGAGACAGGGGTGTGCGGGAACGGGGTGGACACGGGCGGCTCCTCTTGCGTGCAGCGGCGCACTACCGACTGCATGACGTACGTGCCTCGCGCGCCGAGGCGTTCACCGGCGGCGGGCCGCAGAAGGGGGTTACCGACGGTCAGGCCAGGTGATCGTACGGGCCGGCTGTGAGGGCCTTGTGCGGGTTCCGGGATGATCCGGGGCCGGGGATGTGCAACCTCGTTGGTTTTATGACAGGGCCTCACGTTAGGTGGGTCACAGCCCCTCCCTCCGCCGCGTGACGTAGACTTACCGCCGGTAACCTTACTCCAGAGTAAGCATCGGGGACAGGCCATGGCAGTCGTTCGATCCGTCGCCCTCGCCGGCGCGCCCGCGCTCGCGCCCCTGCTGGCCCGGGGCGCCCTGCGCTCCCCGTTCAAGCGCCCCTCCCCCGACGCCGGGTTCCCGCGCACCCGGCTGGTACTGCCGGGGCTCCGCGTCGACCTGGCCCACCTGGCCGCGTACGAGCGGGTGTGCGGCTTCGCCACCGGCGAGACCGCCCTCCCCGTGACCTACCCGCACGTCCTGGGATTCCCGCTGGCCATGCGGCTGATGAGCGCCCGCGACTTCCCGCTGCCGCTGCTGGGCCTGGTGCACACCTCGGTCGGCATCGTCCGCCACACCGCCGCACCGGCGACGGGGGGGTATCAACTCGCCGTGCACATCGACGGGTTGGCTCCGCACCGGCGCGGGACACAGGCCACGGTGGTCACCGAGCTGACCTCGGGCGACGAACTCGTCTGGGAGTCGCGCAGCACCTATCTCGCCCGGCACCGCACCGAGGACCCCGCCGGCCCCCGGCAGGAGCGGCGGCCGCACACACGGCTCCCGCTGCCCGTGCTGGCCGAGTGGCGGCTCGCCGAGGACATCGGCCGGCGCTACGGCGCGGTCTCCGGCGACCGCAACCCCATCCATCTGCACCCGCTCACCGCCCGCCTCTTCGGCTTCCCGCGGGCCCTCGCGCACGGCATGTGGACGGTGGCCCGCTGCCTGGCCGCCCACGGCACGCCCGGCTCCGCCGTGGTGCGGGCCGAGTTCCGGGCGCCGGTGCTGCTGCCGGGGACGGTCGCCTACGGCGCGGACGGCAACGGCCGCTTCGAACTGCGTGGTGCGGGCGGACGGCTCCACCTGTCCGGAGAGGTGCGGCCACTGGACCGCGCGATGGGCTAGACGCCGTCGGGGGCACGCGTCACGGCGCTTCCTCGGCCGACGGAGTCCATCGGTTGCCCTGCATCAGATTGCCCAGCCCCGCCCACGCGAAGTTCATCAGTGTGGCCGCCGTCTGCCGGGCCGTGACCCCCGGTGTCGTGTTGGCCCACGCGGCCAGCGACTCCGCCGCTCCGACCAGCGCCTCCGCCAGGCCCGCGACCTCGCCTTCCGGCAGGTCGGGGTCACGGTGGGCCTCGCGGGCGGCGACCACGACCAGCCGGGTCACGAACGCGACGATCTCCGCGCGCATCGCGTCGGCCTCGGCCGCGAAGGGGTCACCGTGCGTACGGGCCTGGAGATGCAGTACGGACCAGGCGTCGGGGTGCTCGGCGGTGTGCGCGAAGAAGGCCAGCAGGCCGTCCCACAGCTGGCGGTCGGCGGGCAGGTCCGGGCACACCCCGGCGCGCACCGCCTCGCTCAGCGCGGCGGCCTCCCGGCGGATGCAGGCGGTGAAGAGATCTTCCTTGGAGTTCAGGTACAGATAGACCAACGGCTTGGAGACACCCGCGAGTTCGGCTATCTCGTCCATCGAGGCGGCCATGTAGCCGCGCCGGCCGAAGATCTGCACCGCGGCGTCGAGCATCTGCTGCTCCCGTACCGCACGCGGCATCCGTTTGGTCCTCGCCCCACCCATGAGGGAAAGACTAGTTGGACGCGGCCGCCTCGCCCTGTGCCCGGGCGGAGTCGTCGACGACGTCCTCCTGGCTGCGGTTGGCCTCCAGGTTGGCCTTCATCCGGTCGACCCTGTTCACGATCTGCACCGAGGCCCGGTCCCGCTCCCTGCGCAGCACCACCCAGCTGATCGGCGCCGACAGCACCAGCGAGAGCAGCAGCACCCAGAGGAAGTTGGAGTCGCCGAAGCCACGCGGGAAGATACCGGAGTAGACGGCTCCCCAGACGACCACGAGGCAGCCGGCGAAGACGCCGAGGCGCATCAGCGTGTAGCGGAGCATCTCAATCCACTCGTCCGATTCCAAAAGGGTCAGCTTCCAGTGAAGCACGCCCCGGGGGCGATCTTGCACGGGGGTCGGGCCGAAGGAGTGGTCAGGTGAGCGGCAGCAGCATGGTGATGTCGTCGCGTTCGTCACCGGGCGCGACGCGGATGGCGCCGGGCACCCGGCCGACCTCCTTGTACCCGCAGGAGCCGTAGAACCGCTCCAGGCCGGTGCCGCCCCGGCAGGTCAGCCGGATCGCGTCGATGCCGTCGAGGCCGCGGGCCGCCTCCTCGGCGGCCGCCAGCAGGTCGCGGCCGTACCCCTTGCCCTGGTGCCGGGGGTGGACCATCACCGTGTACAGCCACACCCAGTGCTTCTGGAGCCGGTGCGTGTTGTGGGCGAGGAAGGCGGCCGCGGCAGGTGCCCCCGTCCCGTCGCACCCGACGAGCAGCCGGTGCCGGCCCTCGGCCATCGCCACGAGGTGCGCCACCAGCTCCGGGCGGACGTCCTCCCTGCGCACCGGCGGTACGAAGCCCACGGCGCCGCCCGCGTTGGAGACGTCCGTCCACAGGTCGAGGATGCCGTCCCGCAGGGCCGGGGTGACGGCGGGATCGAGCGTGAAAGTAAGGGGCATGCGGGCATCGTATCCATTACCCGCACGCCCCTCCAGTGCCTGCCCCATCCGTACCGGGATCACACCCGCATCGGCTGCGGGGACTCCCTGCGGGCCGGGTCCGGGCCGTCGTACTCGCGGATGATCTCGTAGCGCGTGTTGCGCTCCACCGGACGGAAACCGGCGTCCCGGATCAGCTCCAGCAGGTCCTCACGGGTGAGCTTGTTCGGCGTGCCGTAGTTGTCCGCGTCGTGCGTGATCTTGTACTCGACGACCGAACCGTCCATGTCGTCCGCGCCGTGCTGCAGCGCCAGCTGCGCGGTCTGGACGCCGTGCATCACCCAGAAGACCTTCACGTGCGGCACGTTGTCGAACAGCAGCCGCGAGACGGCGAAGGTCTTCAGGGCCTCCGCGCCGGTCGCCATCTGGGTACGGGCCTGGAGGGTGTTGCGTACCTTGCCGTCCTTCATGTCCACGAAGTCGTGCTGGTAGCGCAGCGGGATGAAGACCTGGAAGCCGTTCGTCTCGTCCTGGAGTTCGCGCAGGCGCAGGACGTGGTCGACGCGGTGGCGCGGCTCCTCGATGTGGCCGTAGAGCATGGTGCACGGGGTCTTCAGACCCTTCTCGTGCGCCAGGCGGTGGATGCGGGACCAGTCCTCCCAGTGGGTGCGGTGGTCCACGATGTGCTGCCGGACCTCCCAGTCGAAGATCTCGGCGCCGCCGCCGGTCAGGGACTCCAGCCCCGCGTCGATCAGCTCGTCGAGGATCTCGGACGCCGACAGGCCGGAGATCGTCTCGAAGTGGTGGATCTCCGTGGCCGTGAACGCCTTCAGCGACACGTGCGGCAGCGCGGCCTTCAGCTCACGCAGCGAGCGCGGGTAGTAGCGCCACGGCAGGTTCGGGTGCAGCCCGTTGACGATGTGCAGCTCGGTGAGGTTCTCCGACTCCATCGCCTTGGCGAGCTTGACGGCCTCCTCGATGCGCATCGTGTACGCGTCCTTCTCGCCCGGCTTGCGCTGGAACGAGCAGTACGCGCACGAGGCCGTGCACACGTTCGTCATGTTCAGATGCCGGTTGACGTTGAAGTGGACGACGTCACCGTTCTTCCGGGTCCGCACCTCGTGCGCCAGACCGCCGAGCCAGGCCAGATCGTCCGACTCGTACAGCGCGATGCCGTCCTCACGGGTCAGCCGCTCACCGGAACGGACCTTCTCCTCCAGCTCGCGCTTGAGCCCGACGTCCATGCCCACACCTTTCTACGACAGCTCGCCCCACGGTATCCCTAGACCTCTTCGGGCAGTTCTCCGACCCGGTTCTCCCACTTCGTGGACAGCACGATGGTGGTACGGGTCCGGGAGACGCCCTTGGTGCCGCTGAGCCGCCGGATGATCCGCTCCAGGCCGTCCACGTCCGTGGCCCGCACCTTGAGCATGTAGGAGTCGTCGCCGGCGATGAACCAGCAGTCCTCGATCTCCGGCAGGTCCCGCAGCCGCTGGGCGACGTCCTCGTGGTCGGCGGCGTCGGAGAGCGAGATGCCGATCAGCGCGGTGACGCCGAGGCCGAGCGAGGCCGAGTTCACCGTGGCGCGATAGCCGGTGATCACGCCGGCCGCCTCCAGCCGGTTGATGCGGTCGGTGACGCTGGGTCCCGACAGTCCGACGAGGCGCCCCAGCTCCGCGTACGAGGCCCGGCCGTTCTCCCTCAGGGCCTGGATGAGCTGCCTGTCCACCGCGTCCATGCGATCGAAGCCTTCCGCTGAAGAGTTCCGAGTTGATGAGAGGTACTGCGACTTGACTTGCCCGGCTGATCCGCGCTCGCGCTAATCCGCTGCCCCGCCGCCCAGCTCGCCCCGCCACCGCCGGTACAGGCCGTGCTCGACGCCCGCCGCGTCCAGCACCCGCCCGGCGACGAAGTCCACCAGATCCTGGATGTGGGTGGCGCCCGCGTAGAAGGCGGGCGAGGCCGGTACGACGCTCGCGCCGGCCTCGTCCAGCGCCACGAGATGGCGCAGCGTCTGCCCGTTCAGCGGGGCCTCCCGTACGGCCACGACCAGCGTGCGGCGTTCCTTGAGGGTGACGCTCGCCGTGCGCTGGAGCAGGTCCTTGGACAGGCCGAGGGCCACACCGGCCACGCAGGCCGTGGAGGCGGGCACGATGAGCATGCCCTTGGCCGGGTACGAGCCCGAGGACGGCCCGGCGGCGAGGTCCCCCGCGCTCCAGTACCGCACCCCGCCGAGGTCCACATCGAAGGTCCCCGGCTTGCCGTCGGCCCCCCGGGCCAGCCATTCCCGCAGGTCGTCCTGCCAGTGGGCGTCCCGGAACGAGATCCCCGTCTCGTCCAGCAGCGTCAGCCGCGAGGCCCGGCTGACGACCAGGTCCACCGCCTCCCCCGCCGCCAGCAGCGCCCGCAGCACGGCCGCCGCATAGGGCGTACCGGAAGCTCCGGACACCCCCACGATCCAAGGCTCGCGCTGCGTTTCTCCTGCGTTCACACCTTGAGCGTACCGGTGGGTCGGGCAGGCCTCAGGCCGGGTGGGGCGCCTTGGGACCGCCCGTCGGACGGGAAGCGCGCTCCTCAGACCGTCAGGCCCCGGACCAGGAGATCCAGCAGCGCGCACACGAACAGGGCAATGCCGATGAAGCCGTTGACCGAGAAGAACGCCCTGTTCAGGCGGGACAGGTCATGGGGCCGGACGATGCGGTGCTCGTAGCCGAAGGCACCCGCGACGATCAGCAGGCCCAGCCAGAAGAAGGCGCCCGCGTGCGTGGCCAGGGCGTACCAGACGAACAGGGCCGTCGTGACCGTGTGGCACACCCGCGCGCCCCGGATCGCGGCCGGGACGCCGAAGCGGGCCGGGACCGACATGACACCGACCTGCCGGTCGGTCTCGACGTCCTGGCAGGCGTAGATCAGGTCGAAGCCGCCGATCCAGACGCCGACGGCG comes from Streptomyces sp. FXJ1.172 and encodes:
- a CDS encoding DUF4229 domain-containing protein, encoding MLRYTLMRLGVFAGCLVVVWGAVYSGIFPRGFGDSNFLWVLLLSLVLSAPISWVVLRRERDRASVQIVNRVDRMKANLEANRSQEDVVDDSARAQGEAAASN
- a CDS encoding TetR/AcrR family transcriptional regulator translates to MGGARTKRMPRAVREQQMLDAAVQIFGRRGYMAASMDEIAELAGVSKPLVYLYLNSKEDLFTACIRREAAALSEAVRAGVCPDLPADRQLWDGLLAFFAHTAEHPDAWSVLHLQARTHGDPFAAEADAMRAEIVAFVTRLVVVAAREAHRDPDLPEGEVAGLAEALVGAAESLAAWANTTPGVTARQTAATLMNFAWAGLGNLMQGNRWTPSAEEAP
- a CDS encoding AMP-dependent synthetase/ligase is translated as MSTPFPHTPVSSAAPVSAVDYDGRPVLVEPWVQRLDGAVREVHVPPFAPPVTHGSLADLPFDNAGTAPASVVLSRRMPDGSWADVTAADFAEQVLAVAKGLIAEGLVSGDRIAVMARTRYEWTLLDFAAWAAGLVTVPVYPTSSVFQTRWILHDSGAVALITETADQAAAIGPELQHLPDLRHVWVMDKDHVTRLAEAGAQVPDGEVAVRRGMLGPATLATLIYTSGTTGRPKGCALSHGNFFAEVDNAIELLHPVFKGHDENPSVLLFLPMSHVFGRMVAIACVRARVRLGHAPSLAADDLLPDLAAFRPTALLTIPYMLEKVYNSARAKAESGGRVAAFDRAAAVAVRYGEALEAQQTGTGGGPSRSLKTARGFYDPLVYRKLRAAMGGRVRHVICGGSPLGRRLGAFYAGAGIEIFEGYGLTETTAATTVTPPLKPRLGTVGWPLPGTRVRIAADGEILVAGDHVLRGYWDPQAGGVVPASRDGWLATGDIGELDDEGYLTITGRKKELLITAGGKSVAPAPLENWLRQHPLISQVMLVGDGRPFVSALITLDPDGAMHWRQMIGKHPVPPELLVGDPELEAVLQRAIDEANKLVSRPESIRRFAVLPRDFTEYEGHLTPSMKLRREQIMRDFAQEVEGLYGD
- a CDS encoding UbiX family flavin prenyltransferase — its product is MNAGETQREPWIVGVSGASGTPYAAAVLRALLAAGEAVDLVVSRASRLTLLDETGISFRDAHWQDDLREWLARGADGKPGTFDVDLGGVRYWSAGDLAAGPSSGSYPAKGMLIVPASTACVAGVALGLSKDLLQRTASVTLKERRTLVVAVREAPLNGQTLRHLVALDEAGASVVPASPAFYAGATHIQDLVDFVAGRVLDAAGVEHGLYRRWRGELGGGAAD
- a CDS encoding LysR family transcriptional regulator, translated to MTLDDLRVFVAVCRAGSLSSVARDLGCTQSAVSQHVKRLERETGVPLLERQPRGVVPTQAGRILEAAAAEGISGLDLAVRQLRDLLDGHSGHVRVATGATTVRHFMSDAVVTFRRRHPKVNLEFRTVSSGRGTFDALADGTLDLAWITLGPPVRGIEQRTVVELPWVLAVPADDPLAARSRLAPADLADVPLIRLPPNSASAAHLDAACAESGVRFAYDASVADWDTALLLAELGAGRAVVPAVPGLPVPGAGPLRLIPLPGLRPLPVGWAVRRWDALSPPARAFANTVGGERPAPAPAR
- the mqnE gene encoding aminofutalosine synthase MqnE, yielding MDVGLKRELEEKVRSGERLTREDGIALYESDDLAWLGGLAHEVRTRKNGDVVHFNVNRHLNMTNVCTASCAYCSFQRKPGEKDAYTMRIEEAVKLAKAMESENLTELHIVNGLHPNLPWRYYPRSLRELKAALPHVSLKAFTATEIHHFETISGLSASEILDELIDAGLESLTGGGAEIFDWEVRQHIVDHRTHWEDWSRIHRLAHEKGLKTPCTMLYGHIEEPRHRVDHVLRLRELQDETNGFQVFIPLRYQHDFVDMKDGKVRNTLQARTQMATGAEALKTFAVSRLLFDNVPHVKVFWVMHGVQTAQLALQHGADDMDGSVVEYKITHDADNYGTPNKLTREDLLELIRDAGFRPVERNTRYEIIREYDGPDPARRESPQPMRV
- a CDS encoding GNAT family N-acetyltransferase, whose amino-acid sequence is MPLTFTLDPAVTPALRDGILDLWTDVSNAGGAVGFVPPVRREDVRPELVAHLVAMAEGRHRLLVGCDGTGAPAAAAFLAHNTHRLQKHWVWLYTVMVHPRHQGKGYGRDLLAAAEEAARGLDGIDAIRLTCRGGTGLERFYGSCGYKEVGRVPGAIRVAPGDERDDITMLLPLT
- a CDS encoding Lrp/AsnC family transcriptional regulator produces the protein MDAVDRQLIQALRENGRASYAELGRLVGLSGPSVTDRINRLEAAGVITGYRATVNSASLGLGVTALIGISLSDAADHEDVAQRLRDLPEIEDCWFIAGDDSYMLKVRATDVDGLERIIRRLSGTKGVSRTRTTIVLSTKWENRVGELPEEV
- a CDS encoding MaoC family dehydratase, with the translated sequence MAVVRSVALAGAPALAPLLARGALRSPFKRPSPDAGFPRTRLVLPGLRVDLAHLAAYERVCGFATGETALPVTYPHVLGFPLAMRLMSARDFPLPLLGLVHTSVGIVRHTAAPATGGYQLAVHIDGLAPHRRGTQATVVTELTSGDELVWESRSTYLARHRTEDPAGPRQERRPHTRLPLPVLAEWRLAEDIGRRYGAVSGDRNPIHLHPLTARLFGFPRALAHGMWTVARCLAAHGTPGSAVVRAEFRAPVLLPGTVAYGADGNGRFELRGAGGRLHLSGEVRPLDRAMG